One genomic segment of Vagococcus intermedius includes these proteins:
- a CDS encoding aminopeptidase — MNQTFDKNLEKYARLIVETGVNVTEGHTIVLQIAVNQAKLARLIVKEAYDRGAAQVIVKWSDDELLRQNVQNMSVENLAEVPSYMIDETHDWLEKGASRISVISSDPDALAGLDSDKIGAYQQHDAKHLFDLRRATQANKVSWTVVAAADGPWAAKVFPELATEEEQVTALWDQIFKTTRVYEENPVVAWKEHEAILGKKSDMLNKEQFDSLHYTAPGTDLIVGLPENHIWVSAGSLNARGEKFTANMPTEEVFTAPDCHRTNGYVSSTKPLSYAGTIIEGMKWTFKDGEVVDVTAEKGEEVIKTLVASDSGSKRLGEVALVSDPSPISQSGIVFFNTLFDENASNHLAIGAAYAHNIEGGTVMSEEELMAHGINRSQKHVDFMIGSAQMSVDGIRKDGTVVPIFKNGDWA, encoded by the coding sequence ATGAATCAAACGTTTGATAAAAACTTAGAAAAGTATGCTCGCCTAATTGTAGAAACCGGTGTTAATGTCACAGAGGGGCATACAATTGTTTTACAAATTGCAGTTAACCAAGCTAAGTTAGCGCGCTTAATTGTAAAAGAGGCTTATGATAGAGGGGCAGCCCAAGTTATTGTTAAGTGGAGTGATGATGAGTTGTTGCGTCAAAATGTTCAAAATATGTCAGTTGAAAATTTAGCTGAAGTTCCTTCTTATATGATAGATGAGACACATGATTGGTTAGAAAAAGGTGCAAGCCGTATTAGCGTTATTTCTTCAGATCCAGACGCTTTAGCTGGTTTAGATTCAGATAAGATTGGAGCATACCAACAACATGATGCCAAACATCTTTTTGATTTAAGAAGAGCAACACAGGCTAATAAAGTGAGTTGGACAGTTGTTGCGGCTGCAGATGGTCCTTGGGCAGCTAAAGTATTCCCAGAATTAGCAACAGAAGAAGAACAAGTTACAGCCCTTTGGGATCAAATTTTTAAAACAACACGTGTTTATGAAGAGAATCCTGTAGTGGCTTGGAAAGAACACGAAGCAATCTTAGGTAAAAAATCAGATATGCTAAATAAAGAGCAGTTTGATTCATTACATTACACAGCTCCAGGAACCGATTTAATTGTTGGTTTACCAGAAAATCATATTTGGGTGAGTGCTGGGAGCCTCAATGCTCGTGGTGAGAAATTTACAGCTAATATGCCAACGGAAGAAGTCTTTACAGCGCCTGATTGTCATCGAACTAATGGCTATGTCTCAAGTACGAAACCTTTGAGTTATGCTGGGACAATTATTGAAGGAATGAAATGGACCTTTAAAGACGGTGAAGTCGTTGATGTGACGGCTGAAAAAGGCGAAGAAGTGATTAAAACCTTAGTTGCTTCAGACTCTGGCTCGAAACGTTTAGGTGAAGTCGCACTTGTCAGTGACCCTTCTCCGATTTCTCAATCTGGAATTGTTTTCTTTAACACGCTGTTTGATGAGAATGCTTCAAATCATTTGGCTATAGGAGCAGCTTATGCTCATAATATTGAAGGTGGCACAGTGATGTCAGAAGAAGAATTGATGGCGCATGGCATTAACCGTAGTCAAAAACATGTTGATTTTATGATAGGATCAGCGCAAATGTCAGTCGATGGTATTCGTAAAGATGGAACAGTTGTTCCAATTTTTAAAAATGGCGATTGGGCATAA
- the rplJ gene encoding 50S ribosomal protein L10, whose amino-acid sequence MSEAIIAKKAQLVEEVTTKFKEAASVVVVDYRGLTVEEVTNLRKQLRDANVEMKVIKNSILSRAAEAAGLEGMGEVFTGPTAIAFSNEDVVSPAKIMYDFAKGAEALEIKGGVIEGKVSSVEDINALAQLPNREGMLSMLLSVLQAPVRNVAYAINAVAESKEEEVA is encoded by the coding sequence ATGAGCGAAGCAATTATTGCTAAAAAAGCACAACTTGTTGAAGAAGTAACAACTAAATTCAAAGAAGCAGCTTCTGTAGTCGTAGTAGATTACCGTGGTTTAACTGTTGAAGAAGTGACTAACTTACGTAAACAATTACGTGATGCTAATGTTGAAATGAAAGTAATCAAAAACTCAATCCTTTCACGTGCTGCAGAAGCAGCAGGTTTAGAAGGAATGGGCGAAGTATTTACTGGACCGACAGCTATCGCCTTCAGTAATGAAGACGTGGTATCACCAGCTAAAATTATGTACGATTTCGCTAAAGGTGCGGAAGCACTAGAAATCAAAGGTGGCGTAATCGAAGGTAAAGTATCTTCAGTAGAAGATATCAATGCTTTGGCACAATTACCAAACCGCGAAGGTATGCTTTCAATGCTACTTTCAGTACTACAAGCTCCTGTCCGCAACGTGGCGTATGCTATCAATGCAGTGGCAGAATCAAAAGAAGAAGAAGTTGCTTAA
- a CDS encoding alpha/beta fold hydrolase produces the protein MEENKWLKRLLAAGGLGVTGYCLGRYVRFKRERAERLLDETQLPKGVTPTLFLHGTYGTKYSLGRMIKRFEKAGYAERSLEIIVERNHHLVIQGNIEKLQTVERPLVHIIFKEMQPSEWQQGEWLHQIMLLLKQKLIIDDVYFVGHSMGGVAALRYLVDYGYDPKLPQITKLVTLGSPFNGEEVSNDSMTELDLSEKGPQERNATYRYLEAAQERLPKTLSFLNIYGDLGNGSRSDGTVPVDSVKAISYLLEPVIESYHEVAIYGWQGQHMLLHENSDVDDVMAEFLWPDANKE, from the coding sequence ATGGAAGAAAACAAATGGTTAAAGCGATTGTTAGCAGCAGGAGGGTTAGGCGTTACTGGTTATTGCTTAGGTAGATACGTCAGATTTAAAAGAGAGCGTGCTGAAAGATTATTAGACGAAACGCAACTTCCTAAAGGCGTTACACCAACGTTGTTCTTACATGGTACATATGGAACGAAATACTCTCTAGGTCGAATGATTAAACGGTTTGAAAAAGCAGGTTATGCAGAGCGCAGCCTAGAAATTATTGTTGAGCGAAACCATCATTTGGTGATTCAAGGAAATATCGAAAAATTACAGACAGTTGAGCGTCCACTAGTTCATATTATATTTAAAGAGATGCAACCGAGTGAATGGCAACAAGGGGAATGGTTACATCAAATAATGCTCTTACTAAAGCAAAAATTAATTATTGATGATGTGTATTTTGTGGGTCATTCAATGGGCGGTGTAGCAGCCTTAAGATATTTAGTTGACTACGGTTATGATCCGAAATTACCACAAATTACGAAATTAGTGACACTAGGCTCACCTTTTAATGGTGAAGAAGTTTCAAATGATAGCATGACAGAACTTGATTTATCTGAAAAAGGGCCACAAGAAAGAAATGCGACGTATCGTTATTTAGAAGCGGCGCAAGAACGTTTACCTAAGACGCTATCATTTTTAAATATTTATGGTGATTTGGGGAATGGAAGTCGAAGTGATGGAACGGTTCCTGTAGATAGTGTTAAAGCTATTAGTTATTTGTTAGAGCCAGTTATTGAAAGTTATCATGAGGTTGCGATCTATGGTTGGCAAGGACAACATATGTTATTACATGAGAATAGTGATGTCGATGATGTTATGGCAGAATTTTTATGGCCAGATGCGAATAAGGAGTAA
- the cbpA gene encoding cyclic di-AMP binding protein CbpA: MLIKQVCIPRKDLTTVDETCTLEAALEILEKSGYRCVPVLDGTNKIFRGNIYKMHIYRHKSQGGDMQLPVTHLIKNATKFIHINSSFFKIFFTIKELPYIAVLDEQQHFYGILTHSKLLNILAQSWNVSEGRFVLTVASTGQRGDLAAVAKIISKFTPITSCISLDVGQDEFIRRMLFTLPADATEETLNAVIAQLDKKKYKVVEVEDLHKSAESF, from the coding sequence ATGTTGATCAAACAAGTTTGTATCCCAAGAAAAGATTTAACAACTGTTGATGAAACTTGCACACTTGAAGCCGCACTTGAGATTTTAGAAAAATCAGGCTATCGTTGTGTTCCTGTCCTAGATGGAACAAATAAGATATTCCGTGGAAATATTTATAAGATGCATATTTATCGTCATAAATCACAAGGTGGTGATATGCAGCTTCCTGTCACTCATTTAATTAAAAATGCGACAAAATTCATCCACATCAATTCTTCATTTTTCAAAATTTTCTTTACTATCAAAGAACTACCTTACATCGCAGTACTAGATGAGCAACAACATTTTTACGGTATTTTAACTCATAGTAAACTATTGAATATTTTAGCACAATCTTGGAATGTCAGCGAAGGACGTTTCGTTTTGACCGTCGCCTCAACTGGTCAACGTGGTGATTTGGCTGCTGTTGCAAAAATCATTTCAAAATTTACACCTATCACTAGCTGTATCAGCTTAGATGTGGGGCAAGATGAGTTTATCCGTCGTATGCTCTTTACCTTACCAGCTGATGCTACAGAAGAAACATTAAACGCCGTCATCGCGCAGCTTGATAAAAAGAAATACAAAGTGGTAGAAGTGGAAGATTTGCATAAATCTGCTGAATCATTTTAA
- the rpmG gene encoding 50S ribosomal protein L33, with amino-acid sequence MAVKKSSLACSVCGSRNYSKAVNEGQRTERLEIKKFCKYCKQHTLHRETK; translated from the coding sequence ATGGCAGTAAAAAAATCATCTCTGGCCTGTTCTGTTTGTGGTTCTAGAAATTATTCAAAAGCAGTTAATGAAGGGCAACGAACTGAACGTTTAGAAATCAAAAAATTTTGTAAATATTGTAAACAACATACATTACATCGTGAAACTAAATAA
- the rplK gene encoding 50S ribosomal protein L11, translating into MAKKVDKIVKLQIPAGKATPAPPVGPALGQAGVNIMGFTKEFNARTADQAGLIIPVVISVYEDRSFTFITKTPPAAVLLKKAANVEKGSGEPNKTKVASVTSDQVREIATLKIEDLNAADIEAAMRMVEGTARSMGITVD; encoded by the coding sequence GTGGCAAAAAAAGTAGATAAAATCGTTAAATTGCAGATTCCTGCAGGAAAAGCAACTCCAGCACCACCAGTAGGACCTGCGTTAGGTCAAGCAGGTGTAAACATCATGGGATTCACTAAAGAATTCAATGCTCGTACTGCTGATCAAGCTGGTTTAATTATTCCAGTAGTAATCTCTGTATATGAAGACCGTTCATTTACATTTATTACAAAAACACCACCAGCTGCTGTTTTATTAAAGAAAGCTGCTAACGTGGAAAAAGGTTCAGGCGAACCTAACAAAACTAAAGTTGCATCTGTAACAAGCGACCAAGTAAGAGAAATCGCTACTCTAAAAATTGAGGACCTAAACGCAGCTGATATTGAAGCAGCAATGCGCATGGTTGAAGGTACTGCACGAAGCATGGGGATTACAGTTGACTAA
- a CDS encoding pseudouridine synthase — MRLDKFLSHMGLGSRKEVKTFLKKEKIEINGIQIKDGKVSVDENNDIVTLNGEVLYYESEFYYLLHKPQGVISATEDRQHRTVLDLLKAEDYREDLFPVGRLDKDTTGLLLITNDGKLSHELLSPKKHVSKRYYATISGIVTAEDKRVFSEGMLISGGEKCLPGHLEIEGIDLDLNQSYVRVTISEGKYHQVKRMFEALGKQVLTLHRETMGPLVLEEALKIGTYRKLTEKELLKLKTYRRA; from the coding sequence ATGCGTTTAGATAAATTTTTGAGTCATATGGGGTTAGGAAGTCGCAAAGAAGTGAAGACTTTTTTAAAAAAAGAAAAAATTGAAATAAATGGTATACAGATTAAAGATGGAAAAGTTTCTGTGGATGAGAATAACGATATAGTCACTCTTAATGGGGAGGTTTTATATTATGAAAGTGAATTTTATTATTTATTACATAAGCCTCAAGGGGTGATTTCTGCAACTGAAGATCGTCAGCATCGAACAGTTTTAGATTTGTTAAAAGCAGAAGATTATAGAGAAGATTTATTTCCAGTAGGACGTTTAGATAAGGATACGACAGGCTTATTGTTGATTACAAATGATGGGAAATTGAGTCATGAGTTATTGTCACCTAAAAAACACGTATCTAAAAGATATTACGCCACAATATCCGGCATTGTAACGGCTGAAGATAAGCGTGTTTTTTCCGAAGGAATGCTTATTTCTGGTGGTGAAAAATGTTTACCAGGTCATTTAGAAATTGAGGGGATTGATTTAGATCTAAATCAATCCTATGTGAGAGTAACTATTTCAGAAGGAAAATATCATCAAGTTAAGCGTATGTTTGAAGCATTAGGAAAACAAGTACTCACTCTTCATCGAGAAACAATGGGACCTTTAGTTTTGGAAGAAGCTTTAAAGATTGGGACTTATCGTAAACTTACTGAAAAAGAACTGCTGAAACTTAAAACATACCGACGTGCTTAA
- the nusG gene encoding transcription termination/antitermination protein NusG produces METFERQWYVLHTYSGYENKVKANIESRAQSMGMEDFIFRVVVPEEEEREIKNGKEKINTKKTFPGYVLVEMVMTDDSWYVVRNTPGVTGFVGSHGAGSKPAPLLNEEIEHILRKLGLSARHKELDVVVGEVIMIIDGAFSGLSGEIVEIDLERQKLKVNIDMFGRETSTELDFEQIDKI; encoded by the coding sequence ATGGAAACATTTGAAAGACAATGGTATGTATTGCATACATATTCTGGCTATGAAAATAAGGTTAAAGCTAACATCGAATCTCGTGCGCAAAGTATGGGTATGGAAGATTTTATCTTCCGTGTAGTTGTGCCAGAAGAAGAAGAACGTGAAATTAAGAATGGTAAAGAAAAAATCAACACTAAGAAAACATTCCCAGGATATGTTTTAGTAGAGATGGTTATGACAGATGATTCTTGGTACGTTGTCCGTAATACACCAGGTGTTACAGGTTTCGTTGGCTCACATGGGGCTGGAAGTAAGCCTGCACCTTTATTAAATGAAGAAATTGAACATATCTTAAGAAAATTAGGCTTAAGTGCGCGTCATAAAGAATTGGACGTAGTAGTAGGCGAAGTTATTATGATTATCGATGGCGCTTTCTCTGGTTTATCAGGAGAGATTGTAGAAATTGATTTAGAACGTCAAAAACTTAAAGTAAATATCGATATGTTTGGTCGCGAAACGTCAACAGAACTTGATTTTGAACAAATAGATAAAATATAA
- the rplA gene encoding 50S ribosomal protein L1, translating into MAKKSKKMQDALKKVDSNKAYAVADAIALAKDTNIAKFDATVEVAYRLNVDPKKADQQIRGAVVLPNGTGKTQSVLVFAKGEKAKEAEAAGADYVGDADMVQKIQQGWFDFDVVVATPDMMAEVGKLGRVLGPKGLMPNPKTGTVTMDVTKAINEVKAGKVTYRVDKAGNIHVPIGKVSFDDAKLIENFQTIHDVMVKAKPAATKGTYMKNLVVTTTFGPGVKIDVASI; encoded by the coding sequence ATGGCTAAAAAAAGCAAAAAAATGCAAGATGCATTAAAAAAAGTTGATTCAAATAAAGCTTATGCAGTAGCAGATGCTATCGCATTAGCAAAAGATACAAATATTGCAAAATTCGACGCAACAGTTGAAGTTGCATACCGTTTAAACGTTGATCCTAAAAAAGCAGATCAACAAATTCGTGGTGCTGTTGTTTTACCTAACGGAACTGGTAAAACTCAATCAGTTTTAGTATTCGCTAAAGGTGAAAAAGCTAAAGAAGCTGAAGCAGCAGGCGCTGACTACGTTGGGGATGCTGACATGGTTCAAAAAATCCAACAAGGTTGGTTCGATTTTGATGTTGTTGTAGCAACTCCAGACATGATGGCTGAAGTTGGTAAATTAGGACGCGTATTAGGACCTAAAGGTTTAATGCCTAACCCTAAAACTGGTACTGTAACAATGGACGTTACTAAAGCTATTAACGAAGTTAAAGCTGGTAAAGTAACTTACCGTGTTGACAAAGCTGGTAACATCCATGTTCCAATTGGTAAAGTATCATTTGATGATGCTAAATTAATCGAGAACTTCCAAACAATTCATGATGTAATGGTTAAAGCTAAACCAGCTGCAACTAAAGGTACATACATGAAGAACTTAGTTGTAACAACAACATTTGGCCCTGGTGTTAAAATTGATGTTGCATCTATCTAA
- the sdaAA gene encoding L-serine ammonia-lyase, iron-sulfur-dependent, subunit alpha, with the protein MFETIEELVVLANNYGSVAEAMIQLEMSVSKTDRQDIIEKMQAQRDVMLQSIKRGTAGVTSVTKLTGGDAPKMTTYLDKGEFLSGDSILKAVRNAIAVNEVNAEMGLICANPTAGSAGVAAGVLGAAIEDLKLTDEQQTDFLFTAGAFGLVIANNASISGAAGGCQAEIGSASAMASAALVAVAGGTPEQSAQAIAITLKNMMGLICDPVAGLVEVPCVKRNALGASQAYVSADMALAGITSVIPPDEVVIAMGRVGEQMPSIFKETAEGGLADTPTGRRIAKEIFN; encoded by the coding sequence ATGTTCGAAACAATTGAAGAACTAGTAGTATTAGCTAACAACTATGGAAGCGTTGCCGAAGCAATGATTCAACTTGAAATGAGCGTCTCTAAAACTGACCGTCAGGATATTATCGAAAAAATGCAAGCACAACGTGACGTGATGTTACAGTCAATAAAAAGAGGAACAGCTGGCGTTACGTCTGTCACAAAATTAACTGGCGGAGACGCCCCTAAAATGACTACTTATCTAGATAAAGGTGAGTTTTTAAGTGGCGACTCTATTTTAAAAGCTGTCCGCAATGCAATTGCTGTCAATGAAGTGAACGCTGAAATGGGCTTGATTTGTGCCAACCCAACAGCGGGAAGTGCTGGAGTGGCGGCTGGAGTCTTAGGTGCTGCTATCGAAGACCTAAAATTAACTGACGAACAGCAAACTGATTTCTTATTTACAGCAGGGGCTTTTGGTTTAGTCATCGCTAATAATGCTTCCATCAGTGGAGCTGCTGGTGGCTGTCAGGCAGAGATTGGCTCGGCAAGCGCCATGGCAAGTGCAGCTCTTGTTGCTGTTGCTGGTGGAACACCTGAGCAATCTGCCCAAGCGATTGCCATTACCCTAAAAAATATGATGGGCTTAATTTGTGACCCGGTAGCAGGTTTAGTAGAAGTCCCTTGCGTCAAACGTAACGCCTTAGGAGCCTCTCAAGCCTATGTCTCTGCTGACATGGCTCTGGCAGGAATTACAAGTGTGATTCCACCAGATGAGGTTGTTATAGCTATGGGCCGAGTCGGTGAACAAATGCCTTCTATTTTTAAAGAAACAGCAGAAGGTGGCTTGGCAGATACGCCAACCGGTCGACGCATTGCCAAAGAAATTTTCAATTAA
- the sdaAB gene encoding L-serine ammonia-lyase, iron-sulfur-dependent subunit beta, translating to MSSGQFRSVFDVIGPVMIGPSSSHTAGAARIGKMVREIFGELPDQVDILLYESFAKTYRGHGTDIALVGGLLGMGPDDDRLATSLKLAHEAGVEVCFVPKKDPADHPNQVTMRLKKGERTLSITGVSIGGGNIQITEINGFKVTLNPGVPTLIISHKDQTGAAANVTRIFQKYNINIAIMNITRENRGGNAMMLIEVDSPNVVDCLDEIKSLEEIQAVTFFD from the coding sequence ATGTCTTCTGGACAATTTAGAAGTGTTTTTGATGTTATCGGGCCAGTCATGATCGGGCCAAGTAGCTCTCATACAGCAGGAGCTGCTCGTATTGGGAAAATGGTTCGTGAAATTTTCGGAGAATTACCGGACCAAGTTGATATTTTACTATATGAATCGTTCGCTAAAACGTATCGCGGACATGGGACAGACATCGCCTTAGTAGGTGGCTTATTAGGAATGGGGCCAGATGATGATCGTCTTGCAACATCACTTAAACTAGCACATGAAGCGGGTGTTGAAGTCTGTTTTGTCCCTAAAAAAGATCCGGCTGACCATCCAAATCAAGTCACTATGCGCTTAAAAAAAGGCGAACGAACACTTAGTATTACGGGTGTCTCAATTGGTGGCGGAAATATTCAAATTACTGAAATCAACGGCTTCAAAGTCACTCTAAATCCTGGTGTCCCTACTCTAATCATCTCACATAAGGATCAGACTGGTGCAGCTGCAAATGTTACCCGTATCTTCCAAAAATATAATATTAATATCGCCATTATGAATATTACAAGAGAAAATCGTGGGGGCAATGCCATGATGCTGATTGAAGTTGATTCACCTAATGTTGTTGACTGTCTAGATGAAATTAAATCCCTAGAAGAGATTCAAGCAGTCACATTTTTTGACTAA
- the rplL gene encoding 50S ribosomal protein L7/L12, producing the protein MSLNIEQIVADLKESSILELNDLVKAIEEEFGVSAAAPVAAAGAAAGAAAEEQTEFTVELTSAGDQKVKVIKAVREATGLGLKEAKALVDGAPSALKEGVSKEEAEACKAALEEVGAGITLK; encoded by the coding sequence ATGTCATTAAACATTGAACAAATCGTTGCTGATTTAAAAGAATCAAGCATTTTAGAATTAAACGACTTAGTAAAAGCAATTGAAGAAGAATTTGGCGTATCTGCTGCTGCTCCTGTAGCTGCTGCTGGTGCTGCTGCTGGTGCTGCTGCTGAAGAGCAAACAGAATTCACTGTTGAATTAACTTCAGCTGGAGACCAAAAAGTTAAAGTTATCAAAGCTGTTCGCGAAGCTACTGGCTTAGGCTTAAAAGAAGCTAAAGCATTAGTTGATGGTGCTCCATCAGCACTTAAAGAAGGCGTTTCTAAAGAAGAAGCAGAAGCTTGTAAAGCTGCTTTAGAAGAAGTTGGCGCTGGAATCACTCTTAAATAA
- the secE gene encoding preprotein translocase subunit SecE: MFKFLGSVRKEMKAVTWPTGKKLRKDVMTVISTTVLFGIFFGVVDFLINTAISFFIKG, encoded by the coding sequence ATGTTTAAATTTCTAGGAAGTGTTCGTAAAGAAATGAAAGCTGTGACATGGCCGACAGGTAAAAAATTAAGAAAAGACGTTATGACCGTTATTTCAACAACAGTATTATTCGGGATTTTCTTTGGCGTCGTAGATTTCTTAATCAATACAGCTATCAGCTTCTTTATTAAAGGATAA
- the pepV gene encoding dipeptidase PepV: MTIDWKKEVEIRKEDLFKDLFDLLSIPSVREDDKATVDAPVGPGPKEALLHFLEIGERDGFTTKNIDNIAGHLEYGQGDETMGIFGHVDVVPVGTGWDTEPFKPVIKDGKLYARGASDDKGPSIAAYYALKMIKELELPVSKRVRFIIGTDEESSWQCMDRYLEVEDKPDFGFAPDAEFPIINGEKGNASINLLFDGSNEGDYKLISFESGLRANMVPESATALVEVATVDQAANFETEFMTFIEANPISGIIEVDGTAIKVIVKGKSAHGASPQSGINGGTYLAAFLDNYAFGGGAKAYLSAIATYVHGDTTGEKLGINYTDDVMGELTVNAGLFSFKANQTDNYVTLNIRYPKGITAPEMVASFEKLLGGLGTTFTIDKATLPHYVPEDDELVKTLLDVYTEHTGLEGHGQVIGGGTFGRLLERGVAYGAMFPHSVDTMHQANEFMEVDDIINATVIYADAIYRLIK; this comes from the coding sequence ATGACAATTGATTGGAAAAAAGAAGTAGAGATTAGAAAAGAAGACTTGTTTAAGGACTTATTTGATTTATTAAGTATTCCAAGTGTCAGAGAAGACGACAAAGCTACAGTGGATGCACCAGTTGGTCCAGGACCTAAAGAAGCTCTACTACATTTCTTAGAGATTGGTGAGCGTGATGGTTTTACAACCAAAAATATTGACAATATTGCTGGGCATTTAGAATATGGCCAAGGCGATGAGACAATGGGAATTTTTGGCCACGTTGACGTTGTTCCAGTTGGAACTGGTTGGGATACGGAACCGTTTAAACCTGTTATCAAAGATGGAAAATTATACGCACGTGGTGCAAGCGATGATAAAGGACCAAGTATCGCTGCATACTATGCTTTAAAAATGATTAAAGAGTTAGAGTTACCCGTATCAAAACGTGTCCGCTTTATTATTGGGACCGACGAGGAAAGTTCTTGGCAATGTATGGATCGCTACTTAGAGGTGGAAGATAAACCCGACTTTGGTTTTGCTCCAGATGCAGAATTCCCAATCATCAACGGTGAAAAGGGGAATGCCTCAATTAACTTGTTATTTGATGGTAGTAATGAAGGTGATTATAAACTAATAAGTTTTGAATCAGGTTTACGTGCCAATATGGTACCAGAATCTGCAACGGCTCTTGTTGAAGTAGCTACCGTTGATCAAGCAGCTAATTTTGAAACTGAGTTTATGACGTTTATTGAAGCTAACCCAATTTCAGGAATAATTGAAGTTGACGGAACAGCAATCAAAGTCATTGTTAAAGGTAAATCAGCACATGGTGCTAGTCCACAATCAGGTATCAATGGTGGAACTTACCTAGCAGCATTTTTAGATAACTATGCTTTTGGTGGCGGAGCGAAAGCTTATCTTAGTGCGATAGCAACTTATGTTCATGGTGATACTACTGGTGAAAAATTAGGTATTAACTATACAGATGATGTGATGGGTGAGTTAACGGTTAATGCAGGACTATTCTCGTTTAAAGCGAATCAAACAGATAACTACGTAACATTAAATATTCGTTATCCTAAAGGTATTACAGCTCCAGAGATGGTGGCCTCATTTGAGAAATTGCTAGGTGGCTTAGGTACAACCTTTACAATTGATAAAGCGACGTTACCACACTATGTACCAGAAGATGATGAGTTAGTTAAAACATTGTTAGATGTTTATACAGAACATACTGGTCTAGAAGGTCATGGACAAGTGATTGGTGGCGGAACCTTCGGCCGTTTGTTAGAACGTGGCGTTGCTTATGGTGCGATGTTCCCTCATAGTGTTGACACGATGCATCAAGCCAATGAATTTATGGAAGTGGACGATATTATTAATGCTACTGTCATTTATGCTGATGCAATTTATCGTTTAATTAAATAA